From Dermochelys coriacea isolate rDerCor1 chromosome 8, rDerCor1.pri.v4, whole genome shotgun sequence, the proteins below share one genomic window:
- the MFAP3 gene encoding microfibril-associated glycoprotein 3, protein MNLSCCLLAVIISAGLPAAFALENVASNRTITPGSRFISLTASLHPVFRVVANSPAHHDIIAKEGTSALIECKLNISQYEFILWYNSKGQLLNERDEGGRWLITDRILNITSVTFGDRGRYTCAATNRNGTSYYTVTLRVIFTSGDMSIYYMIVCLVAFTIILILNITRLCMMSSHLRKTEKAINEFFRTEGAEKLQKAFEIAKRIPIITSAKTLELAKVTQFKTMEFARYIEELARSIPLPPLILNCRAFMEEIFEAVRVDDPDEVGEETKQTQALATQDAIYPINPEPKRSNSPAGDSDDGSMNEQGQEIAVQVSVHLQSEIQSIDTVSHDSCHTVPSEEEVC, encoded by the exons ATGAATCTCAGTTGTTGCCTGTTAGCTGTGATTATTAGCGCTGGTCTGCCTGCTGCTTTTGCCCTGGAAAATGTAGCTTCTAACAGGACAATTACACCTGGGTCAAGATTCATTTCTCTGACTGCTTCACTTCATCCAGTCTTCCGAGTTGTGGCAAATTCTCCAGCACATCATGATATCATAGCAAAGGAGGGGACCAGTGCTTTAATTGAATGTAAACTGAACATCAGCCAGTATGAATTTATCCTTTGGTACAATTCAAAAGGACAGCTCCTCAATGAAAGAGATGAAG GTGGAAGATGGTTGATCACTGACCGAATCCTTAACATTACCAGCGTAACTTTTGGTGACCGCGGGCGGTACACCTGTGCAGCCACTAATCGTAATGGCACCTCTTACTACACAGTCACCCTGAGGGTTATCTTCACATCCGGGGACATGAGCATCTACTACATGATTGTGTGTCTGGTTGCCTTCACAATCATCCTCATTTTAAACATCACCCGTCTGTGTATGATGAGCAGCCACCTCCGCAAGACAGAGAAGGCCATCAATGAATTCTTCAGGACAGAAGGGGCTGAGAagcttcagaaagcctttgagatcGCCAAGCGCATTCCTATCATCACATCTGCCAAAACCTTAGAGCTGGCCAAAGTCACCCAGTTTAAGACCATGGAATTTGCTCGATACATTGAAGAGCTTGCAAGAAgcatccccctcccacctctgaTCCTGAACTGTAGGGCATTCATGGAGGAAATCTTCGAAGCAGTGCGAGTTGATGATCCTGATGAAGTTGGTGAGGAAACGAAACAGACCCAAGCCCTTGCTACCCAAGATGCAATCTACCCCATCAATCCAGAGCCCAAGCGCAGTAATTCACCAGCAGGGGACTCGGATGATGGCTCCATGAATGAGCAGGGTCAAGAAATAGCAGTCCAGGTATCGGTCCACCTTCAGTCAGAAATACAAAGCATTGACACTGTTTCCCATGACAGCTGCCATACTGTACCTTCTGAAGAAGAGGTCTGCTGA